From the Microaerobacter geothermalis genome, one window contains:
- the accB gene encoding acetyl-CoA carboxylase biotin carboxyl carrier protein — protein sequence MLKIQEIRELIKLVDQSSISEFEFEGDGAKISMKKGTLKTNGFEQPESVQHAAPAPVVEVKTESAPVVPAPKVEEKKPEALTVVEDDVNYHKIVSPMVGTFYKAPAPDAEPYVNVGDKVKENTVVCIVEAMKLMNEIEAEVRGEIVKVLVENGQLVEYGQPLFLVKPE from the coding sequence ATGTTAAAAATTCAGGAAATCAGGGAATTGATCAAATTAGTGGATCAATCCAGCATCTCAGAATTCGAGTTTGAGGGTGATGGAGCCAAAATTTCAATGAAAAAGGGGACCTTAAAGACAAATGGATTTGAACAACCTGAATCTGTCCAGCATGCTGCTCCTGCACCGGTTGTTGAAGTAAAGACGGAGTCTGCTCCGGTTGTACCTGCACCTAAAGTGGAAGAGAAGAAACCTGAAGCATTGACTGTTGTTGAAGATGATGTAAATTATCATAAAATTGTATCTCCAATGGTAGGTACTTTTTATAAAGCTCCTGCCCCTGATGCTGAGCCTTACGTAAACGTTGGAGATAAAGTAAAGGAAAATACTGTGGTATGTATCGTAGAAGCAATGAAACTAATGAACGAAATTGAGGCCGAGGTTCGTGGTGAAATCGTAAAAGTTCTTGTGGAAAACGGGCAATTAGTTGAATATGGACAACCTTTGTTTCTGGTTAAACCGGAATAA
- a CDS encoding DUF2273 domain-containing protein — protein sequence MWDWVWLHKGKVLGILFGLFFSIVYLFFGLLDMIVVFLILSLGYMVGRKLDNKEDLKEVLQKILPEKFK from the coding sequence GTGTGGGATTGGGTTTGGTTACATAAAGGGAAAGTTTTAGGGATTTTATTTGGTCTTTTTTTTAGCATCGTGTATCTTTTCTTTGGACTTCTGGACATGATCGTGGTCTTCCTTATCCTCTCTTTAGGTTATATGGTTGGGAGAAAATTGGATAACAAGGAAGATTTAAAAGAGGTTTTACAGAAAATATTGCCGGAAAAGTTTAAATAG
- a CDS encoding Asp23/Gls24 family envelope stress response protein: MEAYIPEYEHTDLGKIQIAPEVIEVIAFLATSEIKGVASMSGSSFVGDIAERFGKKNLAKGVKVNVGQKEASINVSVVIEFGYRIPEIAQQIQDNVKQAIENMTGLHVSEVNIHVVGVFMPTEEKKDKNQLEEQIQRVR, from the coding sequence ATGGAAGCCTATATTCCAGAATATGAACATACAGATCTTGGTAAGATCCAAATTGCACCTGAAGTGATTGAGGTCATTGCTTTTTTGGCGACGTCAGAAATAAAAGGGGTTGCTTCGATGAGCGGGAGCAGCTTCGTGGGTGATATTGCCGAGCGGTTTGGAAAAAAGAACTTGGCAAAAGGTGTGAAGGTAAATGTTGGGCAAAAAGAGGCATCAATCAACGTTTCGGTGGTTATTGAGTTTGGCTATCGAATTCCTGAAATTGCCCAACAAATTCAGGATAACGTCAAGCAGGCTATTGAAAACATGACAGGTTTGCATGTGTCAGAAGTAAATATCCATGTGGTGGGTGTATTTATGCCCACTGAAGAGAAAAAAGATAAAAATCAATTGGAAGAACAAATTCAAAGGGTTCGTTAG
- a CDS encoding SpoIIIAH-like family protein, with translation MTLKKQTIWLLSMLTLMIVLAAYLLFSTPVNRIQIVDNNQEQNSEEMVTITENIPIPEGNQPQSSVLKNSNDYFVSYKLQREILRSQQIEQLKEVLTSDASAEAIAQAKASIDKIQALEDVELQLEELIKAEGYNDAVVISKDDRVTVIIQSDEPERTQIVKIIKLVSDQLKVSGSNVTVSFKP, from the coding sequence ATGACGTTAAAAAAGCAAACGATATGGTTGCTATCCATGCTTACTCTAATGATTGTGTTAGCTGCATATCTGTTGTTTTCAACCCCTGTCAATAGGATTCAGATAGTGGATAACAACCAGGAGCAAAATTCAGAGGAAATGGTTACGATTACCGAAAATATCCCAATACCTGAAGGGAATCAGCCACAATCATCCGTCTTAAAAAACAGCAACGATTATTTTGTCAGTTATAAGCTGCAAAGAGAAATTCTTAGGTCTCAGCAAATCGAGCAGTTGAAGGAAGTACTAACTTCTGATGCTTCAGCTGAAGCAATTGCCCAAGCAAAGGCCAGTATTGATAAAATTCAAGCTCTAGAAGATGTGGAACTTCAGTTGGAAGAATTGATTAAAGCTGAAGGGTATAACGATGCAGTGGTCATCTCCAAGGATGATCGGGTAACGGTCATTATCCAAAGTGATGAACCCGAAAGAACTCAGATCGTAAAAATTATTAAATTGGTTAGCGACCAGCTAAAAGTTTCGGGCAGCAATGTGACTGTAAGTTTCAAACCATAA
- the amaP gene encoding alkaline shock response membrane anchor protein AmaP, with product MNFFDRFIFFVFSLFVALLSIIMMFMGLRLIPRYILTDGLGLVYQSRNGSLLILIMSFILLAASFRLMAVLLKRKRGVDTINQRNDLGDIRISIATLQHLAIKEASSVPGVREVKVKIRTSEKGNVIVLRVIADGHSSIQEMSEQLQRRVKSHVEEISAIPIHQVTVLVADIVNNAAEQKVRRVE from the coding sequence ATGAACTTTTTCGATCGCTTTATATTCTTTGTTTTTTCATTATTTGTTGCCCTTCTTTCCATCATCATGATGTTTATGGGACTTAGGCTTATTCCTCGTTACATACTGACAGATGGGTTAGGTTTGGTATATCAATCCAGAAATGGAAGTCTTCTGATTCTCATTATGTCGTTCATTCTTTTGGCTGCAAGTTTTCGATTGATGGCGGTATTGCTTAAAAGAAAACGCGGAGTAGATACGATTAATCAGAGGAATGATCTTGGAGACATACGGATTTCCATAGCTACCTTACAGCATTTGGCCATCAAAGAAGCATCAAGTGTTCCCGGTGTAAGAGAAGTGAAAGTAAAGATCAGAACCTCTGAGAAGGGAAATGTGATCGTTTTAAGAGTTATTGCTGATGGCCATTCATCCATACAAGAGATGTCGGAGCAGCTGCAACGTAGAGTGAAATCACATGTGGAAGAGATCTCAGCTATTCCCATCCATCAAGTAACCGTCTTGGTTGCTGATATTGTCAATAACGCCGCTGAACAAAAAGTTCGCCGAGTGGAGTAA
- the accC gene encoding acetyl-CoA carboxylase biotin carboxylase subunit, whose product MFNKVLIANRGEIAVRIIRACREMGIYTVAVFSEADREALHVRLADEAYCIGPTPSKESYLNLTNIMSVATLTESNAIHPGYGFLAENADFAEICEACNITFIGPSAEAITKMGAKAVARETMKEAGVPVVPGTDGIIKEIDEAIKTAKEIGYPVIVKATAGGGGKGMRVAYSEDELKKAINMAQKEAETAFGNPGVYLEKYLEEPRHVEIQIIADKQGNVVHLGERDCSIQRRHQKLIEEAPSPALNPELREQMGAAAVAAAKAVNYSGAGTVEFLLDKHGNFYFMEMNTRIQVEHPVTELITGVDLIKEQISVAAGNPLSLRQEDIAFNGWAIECRINAENPSKNFMPSPGKIQMYLPPGGPGTRVDSAAYPGYVISPFYDSMIAKVIVWGKTREDAISRMKRALVEFVIEGIDTTIPFHLSVLDHQAFVSGDFNTKFLETYKINLD is encoded by the coding sequence ATGTTTAATAAAGTGCTCATTGCAAATCGCGGAGAAATTGCAGTACGAATTATTAGGGCCTGTCGGGAAATGGGCATTTATACAGTTGCCGTATTTTCCGAAGCGGACAGAGAAGCCCTTCATGTTCGTTTGGCTGATGAAGCATACTGTATAGGACCTACACCGTCTAAAGAGAGTTATCTGAACTTAACCAATATTATGAGTGTTGCAACTTTAACTGAATCCAATGCCATTCATCCAGGCTATGGCTTTTTAGCGGAGAATGCCGATTTTGCCGAGATCTGTGAAGCTTGCAACATCACTTTTATTGGACCGTCTGCTGAGGCCATCACAAAAATGGGGGCAAAGGCTGTAGCCCGGGAGACGATGAAGGAGGCAGGAGTTCCTGTTGTACCTGGAACAGACGGTATAATCAAAGAGATTGATGAAGCCATTAAAACGGCAAAAGAGATTGGCTACCCGGTTATCGTGAAAGCAACGGCAGGGGGTGGCGGAAAAGGGATGAGGGTGGCTTATTCTGAAGACGAACTCAAAAAAGCAATCAACATGGCTCAGAAGGAAGCTGAAACCGCCTTTGGCAATCCCGGTGTGTATCTGGAAAAATATTTGGAAGAACCGCGTCATGTGGAAATACAGATTATCGCTGATAAACAGGGTAATGTCGTTCATCTGGGAGAGAGGGACTGTTCCATTCAGCGCAGGCATCAAAAATTGATCGAAGAAGCTCCTTCTCCTGCGTTAAATCCTGAATTAAGAGAACAGATGGGAGCAGCTGCTGTTGCTGCCGCTAAAGCAGTAAATTATTCTGGGGCGGGAACGGTTGAATTTTTACTAGACAAGCATGGTAACTTTTATTTTATGGAAATGAATACACGGATTCAGGTAGAACATCCTGTTACAGAGCTGATTACTGGGGTAGATTTAATTAAGGAACAGATTTCTGTTGCTGCAGGCAATCCCCTTTCTCTTAGACAAGAAGATATTGCCTTTAACGGTTGGGCCATTGAGTGCAGAATTAATGCGGAAAATCCAAGCAAAAACTTTATGCCTTCACCTGGTAAAATACAAATGTATCTTCCGCCAGGAGGACCGGGCACACGGGTAGATAGTGCTGCATACCCAGGTTATGTCATCTCCCCATTTTATGACTCCATGATTGCTAAAGTAATTGTTTGGGGAAAAACCAGGGAAGATGCCATCTCCAGAATGAAGAGGGCCCTTGTAGAATTTGTCATTGAAGGTATTGATACCACCATTCCTTTTCATCTAAGTGTGCTTGATCATCAAGCATTTGTTAGCGGGGACTTTAATACAAAGTTCCTCGAAACTTACAAAATTAACTTGGATTAA